The Alligator mississippiensis isolate rAllMis1 chromosome 14, rAllMis1, whole genome shotgun sequence DNA segment CCGCTTGCTTTCATAATAAACCCTCATCTTACCCTTAATGCTGAACCACAAAAAAGTagcgaggaggaggaagaggacacaTGCACCTGTTGCATTAACTGCATTTCAGGGACTCGAGCTGGGTGAAAGAGGATCATATTTAGGATCCTAAGATCACTAATACACCCACCAGGAGGAATAGAAGCTGCCCTAAATGTTTCTTGGGAATCTTCTCTTTGCCAATGACCTCTTGCAGAAAAAGCATCACTCTTCTACTTTGACGGGGTAGCTGGAGAAGATGAGGTGTGTGCATGTTTataaaacatagattcatagattcatagatgttagggtcggaagggtcctcaatagatcatcgagtccaaccccctgcataggcaggaaagagtgctgggtctagatgaccccagctagatgcatatccaacctcctcttgaagaccccaagggatGTGGGGGTCTTCAATGTGGGGCATATGGGGCAGAAAGAACATTGTGGAGCTGCATCTGATCCCCCAGGTCTGAACACAGCAGGCATCTTTCCTCAGATTTATACGAGTGGGAAGGGAATCCAATTTCCCTTTCTTGACCCCATTTTGATATCTGCAATACATGCATTAGAAAGAACGCTAAGCTCTTTTAATTCACATTAATCTCTTTACTTAATGTGTAATTTAAACTATATGCATGGATAGGTAGTTATCCTTGCGTACTTAATTTCTTAATCTGTGCATGCATTGCCTTTTCTtgaccccctcacccccataTAATACTCTCGTACCTTTGTTTTCCACTGCAAAGTTCCTACCATCATTACACCCAAGTCCTCTCCATCCCACTTGCGACATCCTCCTAACCACTGAATTAATttcctccttcaggtagttgccTTTGCCTCACTTTTCTTCATCCTGGTTTCCATTACGACCTTCTGCCTGGAGACACATGAGGCCTTTAACATAGACGTCAACGTGACTGAAACACTGGTGGTTGGCAATACCACTACAATCCTGCTGACACGCAAGGTGGAGACGGAGCCCATCTTGACCTACATTGAGGGAGTCTGTGTCCTGTGGTTCACCCTGGAGTTCCTGGTACGCATTATTTGCTGCCCAGATAAGCTGGTCTTCATCAAGAACCTACTCAACATCATTGATTTTGTGGCCATCTTGCCCTTCTATCTGGAGGTAGGCCTCAGCGGCCTGTCCTCCAAAGCTGCAAGGGACGTGCTGGGCTTCCTGAGGGTGGTCCGTTTCGTCCGGATCCTTAGGATCTTCAAGTTGACGCGACACTTTGTGGGGCTTCGGGTGCTAGGCCACACACTCCGGGCTAGTACCAACGAGTTCCTGCTGCTCATCATCTTCCTGGCCCTAGGTGTCTTGATCTTCGCTACCATGATCTACTATGCCGAGAGGATTGGGGCCAAGTCATCGGACCCCAGAGGAGGTGATACGCACTTTAAGAACATCCCCATTGGGTTCTGGTGGGCAGTCGTCACCATGACAACGCTGGGATATGGTGACATGTACCCCAAGACCTGGTCAggcatggtggtgggggcactgtgCGCGCTCGCTGGGGTGCTCACTATTGCCATGCCAGTGCCCGTCATCGTTAATAACTTTGGAATGTATTACTCACTGGCTATGGCCAAGCAAAAGCtcccaaagaagaagaaaaagcatATACCCCGTCCAGCCCCACTGGATTCCCCCGCCTACTGCAAGTCTGAGGATAACTCGCCCCGCAGCAGCACACAGAGTGACACTTGCCCCCTGGCAAcagaggaggtggcagagaggaaaCGAGCAGGTGAGATGCAAACCCCCAAGATACATAAAGCCTGAAGGGGGAGGGAACAGGTGACAGGTACGTACATCCAAtccaggtttcatagatttctagggttggaagggaccaattagatcactgagtccgaccccctgctctggggcaggaaagagcgctggggtcaagtgaccccagccaggtgcttgtctaatctccttttaaacacttCCAAGCTAGGAGAAAGTACCATCTAGTGCCTTACAATAGCTCTGGGATGGATTCTGCTCCCAATGCTATATTTGATGGTCACGGTtccaagggagctcctgcagattcAGCCTAGTAAAAGTAAGAGCAGAATATGGCCCTCATGCTACCACTTCAGTGAGATCCTGTTGCAAGAAGGGCCAGAGGCAGCCTGATTGCTCTGTGCTGGATCAATTTGTGCCCAAGTGGCCAGAGGCTCAGGTGATTTCAGCATTATGAGAAGCAGGTAGGGACTGAGCTGCATGGGCCTAATTCTGCTCTGACAGAGATAAAGATCAAGGCTAAGTCTACTTGACCTTCCCCTGTTATTCACCTGGTAGCAATCAGGAGCACTGTCATTGGGacatcttcccctccctctctctcctccacaTGAATTAGGTAGGATCCTCCTGGATCTGATGCTCCTCCCACTCATACCTGTAAATCGGGAGTAACCACAATGGGATGAGGGGTCCTTTTACTCCCCCATGTGTAAATGAGAAGTAACTGTCAGGCCATATTCCTGTCCCAACCTGGTCTAGGTCAGGAGTAACTCCATTGGGTCAGAGTCCCTTCTCGTGAGCACTTGTGTAAATCACGAATGACTGCATCAGGTCATGATCTCCTATTGTTTCTTAtgctgtaaatcaggagtaactttaCTGGTtgtagagaaaagaagactgggtGGGGATGGGAGACCATGAAAACAGCCTCCCAGAACCCAACAGCCTGGTTTAAAGGGGATGTTGGTCAAGTCTTCTCCATCACTACTGAAAGAAAGACGCAAGTAAATCAGTTTATTCTGCAGCAAGAGGCTTATGTTGGTATTAGGAAAACCTGTCTAATGTAGGggagtaaaacagtggaacagccatggggaggttgtggaatctccttcactccAGGTGTTAAGCAAACATCTGTTGAGTCTCGGCCAGtgtagagggttggactagatcatctcctgaggtccccttTGAGTGTGCCCCACATGCTGCTAGTAGCTAGCCTGAGAAGATCAGCTTCTAGCATACGTTGTATTCCAGTATTTGAACTGCTACCATATGGTATGCTGGCATTTTTGCAGCTGGCACGGCCTGCAAGGTGCCTGAGTAACTGGCCAGTCCAAGCCTTGAGTCTGTCTCCTGGTAGCTAATTTATCCCAGCTTGATTGTTCCACTGTGCTCCATTTACACGACTAGTTTGGGCTCGTTCCACTGACCTCATGTCTGTACTTTACTAAGCCAGCTGGGTATCCTTGCTGGGATCTCTAGCCTCATTGGGCCACATGGAAGCTGCACTGTTGAGGAGCCAGGGGCAATCTGAACCATGGCACCACGGTCACTGGTCAGCCCTGGTGGCATGTTTTATAGAGTCAGAAGAAGCAATTTCTCATGCGGTGTCTCCAGAGCACAGTCTGCCATCAAAGGGAACGAGCTGCAGCTTGCTTCTGATCTGTACGGCCTCTCGGTGCCGGTGCTTTTCAGCAGTGAAGCTACGTGTAGCTGCTTCCCAAGGCTTTGTGCGTCTCTGGGGTTTCTTGCTGCAGGTGCTGACTGGCAGAGAAAGGTGTTCTGGGCCCTCCATGGGGAAACACTGCTCGTGGCAGAGAAGAAATTCAGATTCCTTTgtttctccaggaaaaaaaagccacCAAATGTTCCTGCTAGACAGCATCCTTCCCACCCAATAGTGGCTCTCACAGAGCTGCCAAAAAGAGGGGAGCTATCCTCAGCTGGTGTCAAGAAAAGCAACAACATTGGCCCTGAAGGAGCATCGCCAATTTGCAGGAGCTGAGAGTCCAGGCTGGGATGGTAGTCTCCAGTTCTGAATGCCAAAAGGAAATGCATTCAGATCATATCAAGAGCTCAGCCTCCAGCTTAGACTGGAGCCTTGGCAGTGGGACCCCTTTCACCAAGGCCACTGCTTCCAATCTGTCTAGCTCAGCAGTGGGTGAAAGAGGCAGTATATGAGCACAAGAGCAGGCTGGTGGGACCTAGATGACATGAGCCTGCTGGGTCTCTGCCCAGGTCTGAGTGGGTATGTGTCCGCATTGCTAAACAGCAAATTTAATTGCAATTAGGTGGCCTCTGTGCTGGCAGTTTCAGCAGAGAAGCCAAAGACGGAATGGGCCACAGTGACTGAACTTCCTTTGGCCCAAGTGTTGATGCCATTCAGTTCGTGGTTGGACATACAGCATGATGGAAACTGGTCTGATGGCAGCTATCTATGATGCACCTGTCTTGCACCAGCCCTGAATTCACACAGCTTCTCAGCGGTCATCCCAGTCAGGTTTTCAGCTTCAGTGAGCGATGCCATCTCAGGATCTGGCCCTGCTTGTGTTTGCTGATGGGTGTGTGGtagtgcctgcctgctgcctcttctATTTGCCTGTGTTTACATGCACTACAGTGATATTTGAGAACCTTGGCAGAGCTGCACGTGTTTCCTTTTAACTCCCTTATTTCTACATGCTTGCAAACATTTACTTTTGGACTGAAGCTTTGTGAGACTCAGACCCAGTCCTCAGTAAAAgtctgctgggtgcagcctggggcataTGCAAAGGAGCTGGCTGACGTTCCCAATTCTGCAGGTGGTAGTTTGATCCCCACTGTAATTTAGATTAACCCTTGGAGCTGATCAAGGACTGACCTTTTGATCAGTCCTGAACAAAACCCCTCCAGTCCGTTTGGAGATAGCAGAGAATGGAATTGCCTGGGGAATAGGCCATCAATCCCATTGACCGCAGACATGGCTcagttcctctctctccctttagcCTGGTCCCCTCAGGTCAGGGCTGGGGGATACCAGTTTGGGCAATGTTCAGGGGAACATTTCTGTATCTAGTGGGCAGCCATCTGCAAGGCTTTCTTATAGCCAGTGGCAAGAGCCCCCATCGCAGCAGTTTCCGTGgagaattaatatttttcttaatttttctcccccttggccctgcctctGAAGACTCCAAGCAGAACGGCGATGCCAATGTGGTGCTGTCAGATGAagagcagcccctgtcaccatccaACGAGGAGAAAAAGCCCATGAGACGCTCCAGCACCAGAGACAAGAACAAGAAAGCGGCTACATGCTTTTTGCTGACTGCGGGGGACTTCTCCTGTGCAGCTGATGGTGGCATCCGGAAAGGTATGGGTGAGGCCTAGGGGCACTTGGTAACTGGagagagagcccaggcagggaagggggaggacagAGGAACAAGTACAGATGCATGAGGTTGATTTTCCATGGGGGGGCCATTTCCAGCTGCTTTCCCGTTGGTTCTCCTCATTGTGGCCCcttttgaagaaaagaaaaatgcgtCTTTCCTGCGGACCGTGCAttccctgcccttctcctgccagtGCTGTCCCTGAAGCCCCATGCCTGTAGCTATGGTACATCATGCACGCACTGTGCTGCTGAGGCGAAACAACCTACCCATCACATGTGTACAGCTGTTCAGTAATGAATGCCAAAGTCTGTCCATAAGATGCCATGTGGCCATGAGCTTTTGGCCTTCTAAGCCTCATCTTTTAATCTTGCTCTACAGATGTGTGCTGTCCTGGCACTGTGTTTATCCAATGCCTCCAGATGTGCCTTACATCTGTCGGAGACCTCTTTCTTTTCATTGTCCTGTATGGCTTTTGTTCTTTCACTTCTTCTATCCATCCCTCTGCCAACACTgcacttttcttttcccctgttcCACCTCTTTCTATACTTGGCTTTCTATACTTACTGGAATTCCCTTTTAGTCTTCCCATACTTCACATCCTAGGTTTTAAATTTCCACCAAAATCCACCAGGCCTTTTCCAGCTGAACCTAATTATGTCTTTCCATACTGCACCAGCTAAGGAGCTAATAAAGTGAGTTTTAGGTCCAGTTAGCTGAACCAGTCTGACTATTGTACGTCCATTGGTTTTACCTGGGGCCCTTTCTCCTCTGGTCCATTAGACTAGCACGTGGTATGTTGCTGTTTTATAACCACATTCTGCAAAGAGCTTAACTGAGAACTGGGAAAATGAATCAAATGGGGAAGTTTCTCTTTCCTATCTCATGAGCCACATAAACAGGCTTCTCTTCTGGCTGTGTTTTCTTTCACTGGGTTGTGAGCTCAGAAGCTCTAAACAACAGCTTAAGTCTTTAAATCTCAAACTGAGGCACCATAGTTTAATCTCCCCTCTCCATCTTGCACAGTAAAATGCTGTAGCCGAGAGCTGGACTGCTCCTGCCTTCTTGGTAACATGTAATTTCAAGGCCTAACAGCTCTGCTTATTCTCATG contains these protein-coding regions:
- the KCNC4 gene encoding potassium voltage-gated channel subfamily C member 4 isoform X2 gives rise to the protein MISSVCVSSYRGRKSGNKPPSKTCLKEEMGKGEESDKITINVGGTRHETYKSTLRTLPGTRLAWLADPDAQSNFDFDGKSNEFFFDRHPGIFSYVLNYYRTGKLHCPADICGPLFEEELTYWGIDETDVEPCCWMTYRQHRDAEEALDIFESPEPGGGAGGEEPEEEGGRDMTLQRLGMDDRPPGAAGAAGGGGCCRSWQPKMWALFEDPYSSRAARVVAFASLFFILVSITTFCLETHEAFNIDVNVTETLVVGNTTTILLTRKVETEPILTYIEGVCVLWFTLEFLVRIICCPDKLVFIKNLLNIIDFVAILPFYLEVGLSGLSSKAARDVLGFLRVVRFVRILRIFKLTRHFVGLRVLGHTLRASTNEFLLLIIFLALGVLIFATMIYYAERIGAKSSDPRGGDTHFKNIPIGFWWAVVTMTTLGYGDMYPKTWSGMVVGALCALAGVLTIAMPVPVIVNNFGMYYSLAMAKQKLPKKKKKHIPRPAPLDSPAYCKSEDNSPRSSTQSDTCPLATEEVAERKRADSKQNGDANVVLSDEEQPLSPSNEEKKPMRRSSTRDKNKKAATCFLLTAGDFSCAADGGIRKDGKQRN
- the KCNC4 gene encoding potassium voltage-gated channel subfamily C member 4 isoform X1, yielding MISSVCVSSYRGRKSGNKPPSKTCLKEEMGKGEESDKITINVGGTRHETYKSTLRTLPGTRLAWLADPDAQSNFDFDGKSNEFFFDRHPGIFSYVLNYYRTGKLHCPADICGPLFEEELTYWGIDETDVEPCCWMTYRQHRDAEEALDIFESPEPGGGAGGEEPEEEGGRDMTLQRLGMDDRPPGAAGAAGGGGCCRSWQPKMWALFEDPYSSRAARVVAFASLFFILVSITTFCLETHEAFNIDVNVTETLVVGNTTTILLTRKVETEPILTYIEGVCVLWFTLEFLVRIICCPDKLVFIKNLLNIIDFVAILPFYLEVGLSGLSSKAARDVLGFLRVVRFVRILRIFKLTRHFVGLRVLGHTLRASTNEFLLLIIFLALGVLIFATMIYYAERIGAKSSDPRGGDTHFKNIPIGFWWAVVTMTTLGYGDMYPKTWSGMVVGALCALAGVLTIAMPVPVIVNNFGMYYSLAMAKQKLPKKKKKHIPRPAPLDSPAYCKSEDNSPRSSTQSDTCPLATEEVAERKRADSKQNGDANVVLSDEEQPLSPSNEEKKPMRRSSTRDKNKKAATCFLLTAGDFSCAADGGIRKESCKDVLSSNYPQAEVVTFS
- the KCNC4 gene encoding potassium voltage-gated channel subfamily C member 4 isoform X3 encodes the protein MISSVCVSSYRGRKSGNKPPSKTCLKEEMGKGEESDKITINVGGTRHETYKSTLRTLPGTRLAWLADPDAQSNFDFDGKSNEFFFDRHPGIFSYVLNYYRTGKLHCPADICGPLFEEELTYWGIDETDVEPCCWMTYRQHRDAEEALDIFESPEPGGGAGGEEPEEEGGRDMTLQRLGMDDRPPGAAGAAGGGGCCRSWQPKMWALFEDPYSSRAARVVAFASLFFILVSITTFCLETHEAFNIDVNVTETLVVGNTTTILLTRKVETEPILTYIEGVCVLWFTLEFLVRIICCPDKLVFIKNLLNIIDFVAILPFYLEVGLSGLSSKAARDVLGFLRVVRFVRILRIFKLTRHFVGLRVLGHTLRASTNEFLLLIIFLALGVLIFATMIYYAERIGAKSSDPRGGDTHFKNIPIGFWWAVVTMTTLGYGDMYPKTWSGMVVGALCALAGVLTIAMPVPVIVNNFGMYYSLAMAKQKLPKKKKKHIPRPAPLDSPAYCKSEDNSPRSSTQSDTCPLATEEVAERKRADSKQNGDANVVLSDEEQPLSPSNEEKKPMRRSSTRDKNKKAATCFLLTAGDFSCAADGGIRKGLLNPP
- the KCNC4 gene encoding potassium voltage-gated channel subfamily C member 4 isoform X4, with amino-acid sequence MISSVCVSSYRGRKSGNKPPSKTCLKEEMGKGEESDKITINVGGTRHETYKSTLRTLPGTRLAWLADPDAQSNFDFDGKSNEFFFDRHPGIFSYVLNYYRTGKLHCPADICGPLFEEELTYWGIDETDVEPCCWMTYRQHRDAEEALDIFESPEPGGGAGGEEPEEEGGRDMTLQRLGMDDRPPGAAGAAGGGGCCRSWQPKMWALFEDPYSSRAARVVAFASLFFILVSITTFCLETHEAFNIDVNVTETLVVGNTTTILLTRKVETEPILTYIEGVCVLWFTLEFLVRIICCPDKLVFIKNLLNIIDFVAILPFYLEVGLSGLSSKAARDVLGFLRVVRFVRILRIFKLTRHFVGLRVLGHTLRASTNEFLLLIIFLALGVLIFATMIYYAERIGAKSSDPRGGDTHFKNIPIGFWWAVVTMTTLGYGDMYPKTWSGMVVGALCALAGVLTIAMPVPVIVNNFGMYYSLAMAKQKLPKKKKKHIPRPAPLDSPAYCKSEDNSPRSSTQSDTCPLATEEVAERKRADSKQNGDANVVLSDEEQPLSPSNEEKKPMRRSSTRDKNKKAATCFLLTAGDFSCAADGGIRKVT